The following proteins are encoded in a genomic region of Apis mellifera strain DH4 linkage group LG14, Amel_HAv3.1, whole genome shotgun sequence:
- the LOC102656425 gene encoding CDGSH iron-sulfur domain-containing protein 3, mitochondrial: MYLILKEIRQFVHFISKHRYIRYYCKKVEDDMEIPTNPLKEYYSANNQVTNGYIYDNKPFKYTCIAGKIYSWCLCGKSNRQPFCDGTHRNQFLQIKQKPIRFTVKETKDYWLCNCKQTSNRPFCDGSHLNENIVPKK; this comes from the exons atgtatttaatattaaaggaaattcgacaatttgtacattttatttcgaaacatcgatat attAGATATTATTGTAAGAAAGTAGAAGATGATATGGAAATTCCTACAAAtccattaaaagaatattatagtgCAAATAATCAAGTTACTAAtggttatatatatgataataaaccCTTCAAATATACTTGTATAGCaggtaaaatatattcatggtGTTTATGTGGTAAAAGTAATAGACAACCATTTTGCGATGGTACTCATAGAAATCagtttcttcaaattaaacaaaaaccTATACGTTTTACTGTTAAGGAAACTAAAGATTATTGGCTCTGTAATTGTAAACAAACATCAAATCGACCATTCTGTGATGGTTcacatttaaatgaaaatattgtaccaaagaaataa